In Pseudofrankia saprophytica, one genomic interval encodes:
- a CDS encoding response regulator — protein MINVLLADDDVLVRSGLRALLDAEPGIRVVGEAATGEDAVRLARRECPDVVLMDVRMPRRDGVWATRQIASWPLPRPRILVLTTFDLDEIVEDALTAGADGFLLKRATPDQLVDGVRTVAAGDALVAPAVTRRLLEKFARRRPPDRERLIQADQLTEREKQVLLTLADGLSNQEIAERLNLSVETVRTHLKRILGKLGVRDRTQAVVWAYRTGFVDAVSHD, from the coding sequence ATGATCAATGTGCTACTGGCCGACGACGACGTTCTTGTGCGTAGTGGACTTCGCGCGCTTCTCGACGCGGAGCCCGGGATCAGGGTGGTGGGCGAAGCGGCGACCGGTGAGGACGCGGTGCGTCTGGCCCGCCGCGAGTGCCCCGACGTCGTCCTGATGGACGTGCGGATGCCGCGGCGGGACGGGGTCTGGGCAACCCGCCAGATCGCCAGCTGGCCCCTTCCTCGGCCGAGAATCCTCGTTCTGACCACGTTCGACCTCGACGAGATCGTCGAGGATGCGTTGACGGCCGGCGCGGACGGCTTCCTCCTCAAGCGGGCCACCCCGGACCAGTTGGTGGACGGGGTGCGGACGGTAGCCGCGGGCGACGCTCTGGTCGCGCCAGCGGTCACCCGCCGCCTGCTGGAGAAGTTCGCTCGCCGCCGCCCACCGGACCGGGAGCGACTGATACAGGCCGACCAGCTCACCGAACGCGAGAAGCAGGTGCTGCTCACACTGGCCGACGGACTGTCGAACCAGGAGATCGCCGAACGGCTGAACCTCTCCGTGGAGACGGTACGGACCCATCTCAAGCGGATTCTCGGCAAGCTCGGGGTCAGGGACCGCACCCAGGCGGTGGTATGGGCATACCGGACCGGCTTTGTCGACGCGGTATCTCACGACTAA
- a CDS encoding ABC transporter permease, with amino-acid sequence MSRETGLARLLPGVVGAGAARRIRSLGRAEAVLLRRNVVALLIALGTPVSLLPLAMSASDPDRRFAGLGAAAITALTAIVLLAAVYYNLVTTLVARREALVLKRLRAGEASDLEILAGTAAPAIVVAWAQIVVAAVATAALFDLAAPVNPLLVVAAVGLGTVVFVLLAALSTAVTPSVELAQVTTMPVLLVPLALCGLFIPLDDLAAPWQSVARVLPLTPVVDLMRLGLTGTATDGRIVDFAGSFGAAAVPTLVLVSWAGAAGWAARQWFRWEPRQ; translated from the coding sequence GTGAGCCGCGAAACCGGGCTGGCGCGCCTGCTGCCAGGAGTGGTCGGCGCCGGCGCGGCGCGTCGGATCAGGTCTCTGGGGCGGGCCGAAGCAGTGCTGCTCCGGCGGAACGTCGTGGCGCTGCTCATCGCTCTCGGAACCCCGGTGAGCCTGCTGCCGCTGGCCATGTCGGCCTCGGACCCGGACCGCCGGTTCGCCGGGCTCGGCGCGGCCGCGATCACCGCGCTGACGGCGATCGTGCTCCTGGCTGCCGTGTACTACAACCTCGTCACCACGCTGGTTGCTCGGCGTGAGGCCCTGGTGCTCAAGCGGCTGCGGGCCGGTGAGGCCAGTGACCTCGAAATCCTGGCCGGGACGGCGGCGCCGGCCATCGTGGTGGCCTGGGCGCAGATCGTGGTGGCCGCCGTGGCCACGGCGGCGCTGTTCGACCTGGCCGCGCCGGTGAACCCGCTGCTCGTGGTGGCCGCCGTCGGACTCGGCACGGTCGTGTTCGTGCTGCTGGCCGCGCTCAGCACCGCGGTGACCCCCAGTGTCGAGCTGGCACAGGTGACGACCATGCCGGTGCTGCTGGTGCCGCTGGCTCTGTGCGGGCTGTTCATCCCCCTGGACGACCTGGCCGCGCCGTGGCAGTCCGTCGCCCGGGTGCTGCCACTCACCCCGGTGGTCGACCTGATGCGACTTGGCCTGACCGGAACCGCCACCGACGGGCGCATCGTCGACTTCGCCGGGTCGTTCGGCGCGGCAGCGGTGCCGACCCTGGTACTGGTGTCGTGGGCGGGCGCGGCTGGCTGGGCGGCGCGGCAGTGGTTCCGGTGGGAACCGCGCCAGTGA
- a CDS encoding sensor histidine kinase, whose product MDAMVRWPLYLFSAAEPGLALLAVNSRAGAWGSLAAGFLVVSALHAVACVVLLRAGLAAYLGGPRPPARLVAGAAAGAIAVVAVGAAVPGFAADPGDGVPVTLTVAMIAGGMLTVAVAPLLRTPALLGCVSLGAVVAGGLVAVVGAGTTGPGNASGTTAFEAAVIYAYTVVFVALTYRVSTWMLGVVWEIDRSRAVHASLAVAEERLRFARDLHDVLGHNLSLIAVQSELAARLATRGDAGVVKRMLEVRQVAHDSLREMRAVVDGYRRADLGAELAGARSLLRAAGVACRVTGEVSRDGRDQALPASAQATLGWVVREATTNVIHHSEATTCTIDLEVRGGPGRARTAVLRIANDGVPAVPAGTTRLGGSAPAPGAGSGLAGLEERLAGLGGVLTAAREPGGYFVLEARLPVPIDAAEGTSLVGTSPPASPASPGATVAEAGR is encoded by the coding sequence ATGGACGCCATGGTCCGGTGGCCGCTCTATCTGTTCTCCGCCGCCGAGCCGGGGCTGGCGCTGCTCGCGGTCAACTCCCGGGCGGGGGCCTGGGGATCGCTGGCCGCCGGTTTCCTGGTGGTGTCCGCGCTGCATGCCGTGGCCTGTGTCGTGCTGCTGCGCGCCGGGCTCGCGGCCTACCTGGGCGGACCGCGGCCGCCGGCTCGGCTGGTTGCCGGGGCCGCGGCGGGCGCCATCGCGGTGGTCGCGGTGGGCGCCGCCGTCCCCGGGTTCGCCGCCGATCCCGGCGACGGCGTCCCGGTCACGCTCACCGTGGCGATGATCGCCGGTGGCATGCTGACCGTGGCGGTCGCGCCGCTGCTGCGGACACCGGCGCTGCTCGGCTGCGTGTCGCTGGGCGCCGTCGTCGCCGGGGGGCTGGTCGCGGTCGTGGGGGCCGGAACGACGGGGCCCGGGAACGCGTCGGGCACGACGGCGTTCGAGGCGGCCGTGATTTACGCGTACACGGTCGTGTTCGTGGCGCTCACCTACCGGGTCTCGACCTGGATGCTCGGTGTGGTGTGGGAGATCGACCGGTCGCGGGCGGTCCACGCCAGCCTGGCCGTAGCGGAGGAACGGCTGCGGTTCGCCCGAGACCTGCATGACGTCCTCGGTCATAACCTGTCGCTGATAGCGGTCCAGAGCGAACTCGCCGCGCGCCTGGCCACCCGCGGCGACGCCGGAGTCGTGAAACGGATGCTGGAGGTCCGTCAGGTGGCCCACGATTCGCTGCGTGAGATGCGCGCGGTGGTCGACGGTTACCGCCGGGCCGACCTCGGCGCGGAGCTCGCGGGCGCGCGGTCGCTGTTGCGTGCGGCTGGCGTGGCCTGCCGGGTCACCGGCGAGGTCAGCCGGGACGGCCGTGATCAGGCCCTGCCCGCCTCCGCGCAGGCCACGCTCGGATGGGTCGTCCGGGAGGCGACCACCAACGTGATCCATCACAGCGAGGCCACCACCTGCACCATCGACCTCGAGGTGCGCGGCGGCCCCGGTCGCGCGCGTACCGCGGTGCTGCGGATAGCCAACGACGGCGTTCCGGCAGTCCCGGCGGGCACCACCAGGCTGGGCGGCTCGGCCCCCGCCCCTGGGGCGGGCAGCGGCCTCGCCGGCCTCGAGGAGCGGCTCGCCGGCTTGGGCGGCGTTCTCACCGCGGCCCGGGAGCCGGGCGGCTACTTCGTCCTGGAGGCGCGGCTCCCGGTCCCCATCGACGCCGCGGAAGGCACGTCCCTGGTCGGGACATCGCCGCCCGCGTCGCCCGCGTCGCCCGGGGCTACCGTGGCGGAGGCGGGCCGGTGA
- a CDS encoding ABC transporter ATP-binding protein codes for MLNAVDEDTNVITVTELWRRYGPVGRRGYDAVQGVEFSVRRGELFALLGTNGAGKTSTLEVLEGLARPSAGTVRVLGCDPFRDRRLVRPRIGIMLQAGAFPADLTVTEAAWAWAGTLTSPRPVAEALDIAGVRDRATVRIRQLSGGERRRLDLAMAILGRPEVLFLDEPTTGLDPESRRATWDGIGKLLAAGTTVVLTTHYLEEAEVLANHLAIMHRGRLVRTGTPAEVVASQPARISFELDAELPVELPELPGTRLHLAEAWLGRRKGKGKGGSGSGGGDGGGSDSGGGDGGGDGGGGGGGCAVLLTTADLQQTLAVLLAWGDRHGIRLHNLNARSASLEEAFLAVAQAEETLAGEFERPGRAVRSAQAARATRMRQPDRMSV; via the coding sequence ATGCTAAATGCTGTGGACGAAGACACCAATGTCATCACCGTCACGGAGCTCTGGCGCCGCTATGGCCCGGTGGGAAGGCGCGGCTACGACGCGGTCCAGGGGGTGGAGTTCTCGGTACGTCGAGGCGAGCTGTTCGCGTTGCTCGGGACCAACGGCGCCGGCAAGACCTCCACCCTGGAGGTGCTCGAGGGTCTGGCCAGGCCGAGTGCCGGCACCGTCAGGGTGCTCGGGTGTGACCCGTTCCGGGACCGGCGCCTGGTACGCCCCAGAATCGGGATCATGCTCCAGGCCGGGGCGTTTCCCGCCGATCTGACGGTCACGGAGGCAGCCTGGGCGTGGGCCGGCACGCTGACGTCGCCGCGCCCGGTCGCCGAGGCGCTCGACATCGCCGGTGTGCGCGACCGGGCGACGGTCCGCATCCGGCAGCTGTCCGGAGGTGAGCGGCGCCGGCTCGACCTCGCCATGGCCATCCTCGGCCGGCCCGAGGTGCTGTTCCTCGACGAGCCGACAACCGGTCTGGACCCGGAGAGTCGCCGTGCGACCTGGGACGGGATCGGGAAGTTGCTCGCGGCGGGAACCACCGTGGTGCTCACCACCCATTACCTCGAGGAGGCCGAAGTGCTGGCGAACCATTTGGCAATCATGCATCGGGGCCGCCTCGTGCGGACCGGCACGCCGGCTGAGGTGGTCGCGTCGCAACCCGCCCGCATCTCGTTCGAACTGGACGCCGAACTCCCCGTCGAGCTACCGGAACTGCCCGGCACGCGGCTGCACCTGGCCGAGGCGTGGCTCGGCCGCCGGAAAGGCAAGGGCAAGGGAGGCAGCGGGAGCGGCGGAGGTGACGGCGGCGGCAGTGACAGCGGCGGAGGTGACGGCGGCGGTGACGGCGGCGGGGGTGGGGGCGGCTGCGCGGTCCTGCTGACCACCGCGGACCTCCAGCAGACGCTCGCGGTGCTTCTGGCTTGGGGGGACCGGCACGGGATACGCCTGCACAACCTCAACGCCCGGTCCGCGTCGCTGGAGGAGGCCTTTCTCGCCGTGGCCCAGGCCGAGGAGACCCTCGCCGGCGAGTTCGAACGCCCTGGGCGAGCAGTGCGGTCAGCCCAGGCGGCGCGGGCAACGCGGATGCGGCAACCGGACAGGATGTCGGTGTGA
- a CDS encoding sensor histidine kinase encodes MSSTAVAGPAARRSTRKVRGDRHVRAAFVTLTSRPARSDVWLAVGLAAVTVTATVLSPGDPPHRPAGLLGAALVACAAWSLVWRHSAPLAASAVTSVAVVVNSAAGFATGAVQWPAWLALFGVFAAGGLVPRLAGSALAAAAVGGYALFDRDVPTAGTFSGIAMCFLISVIAGDAARARRAYATEQRARLLGEARERELAVEQAQFDERARLAGELHDALGHAVNVVVLQAGVARRVFADNPGFARQALADIENVGREALGELDMLLRLLHPRDEKRMSAHGDGGGLGVELAGLVDRIRALGRVVELELEPIDPALSADVARTVYRVVREALTNAVRHSSTGRIEVRMRADPGRVTVEVFNEGDGFAGPVLGRGLAGMRERVRIEGGSFEAGPVEGGFRVFVTLPLRADDAIS; translated from the coding sequence ATGTCATCCACAGCCGTGGCCGGCCCGGCCGCCCGCCGCTCGACCCGAAAGGTGCGCGGGGACCGCCATGTTCGGGCGGCGTTCGTCACCTTGACGAGCCGCCCCGCGCGCTCCGACGTCTGGTTGGCCGTGGGCTTGGCGGCCGTGACCGTCACCGCGACGGTGCTCTCGCCGGGTGACCCGCCACACCGCCCCGCCGGCCTGCTCGGCGCGGCTCTCGTCGCTTGCGCGGCGTGGTCATTGGTATGGCGGCACTCAGCACCCCTCGCCGCGAGCGCGGTGACGTCGGTGGCCGTGGTGGTCAACTCCGCGGCCGGCTTCGCCACGGGCGCCGTGCAGTGGCCGGCCTGGCTGGCGCTGTTCGGCGTCTTCGCCGCCGGCGGGCTCGTGCCGCGTCTCGCGGGATCGGCACTGGCCGCGGCCGCGGTGGGCGGCTATGCGCTGTTCGACCGTGACGTACCGACGGCTGGAACGTTCAGCGGCATCGCGATGTGCTTCCTGATCTCAGTGATCGCTGGCGATGCCGCTCGGGCTCGCCGTGCCTACGCAACAGAACAGCGGGCCCGGCTGCTGGGTGAAGCGAGGGAACGGGAGCTGGCCGTGGAACAGGCGCAGTTCGACGAGCGTGCCCGCCTCGCGGGCGAGTTGCACGACGCGCTCGGGCACGCGGTCAACGTCGTGGTGCTGCAGGCGGGTGTCGCCCGCCGGGTCTTCGCCGACAATCCCGGTTTTGCGCGCCAGGCCCTCGCCGACATCGAGAACGTCGGCCGCGAGGCGCTGGGTGAACTGGATATGCTGCTGCGGCTGCTGCACCCGCGGGACGAAAAGCGGATGAGCGCGCACGGCGACGGTGGGGGCCTGGGCGTCGAGCTGGCCGGCCTCGTCGACCGGATCCGGGCGCTCGGCAGAGTGGTGGAGCTGGAGCTGGAGCCGATCGACCCCGCCCTGTCCGCCGATGTCGCCCGCACCGTCTACCGCGTGGTGCGGGAGGCGTTGACAAATGCCGTGCGCCACAGCAGCACCGGGCGCATCGAGGTACGAATGCGGGCCGACCCCGGCCGCGTCACGGTCGAAGTGTTCAATGAAGGTGACGGGTTCGCCGGCCCGGTGCTGGGCCGGGGTCTAGCCGGAATGCGGGAACGGGTACGGATCGAGGGCGGGTCCTTCGAGGCCGGCCCGGTCGAGGGCGGGTTCCGGGTCTTCGTCACGCTTCCGCTCCGCGCCGACGATGCCATCTCATGA